A genomic stretch from Microbacterium proteolyticum includes:
- a CDS encoding hydrogenase subunit MbhD domain-containing protein: MSGLDILDTVVVGAVLVTALVAVLVPGRAAAHTAFLVFGILLAVLWGRVDAPDVAIAEAALGGGIAGALLVDALERRTPPPPGSSDGRRTVLAIILGGVAAAALVVIVRRLPPEPAPLAADAFANLDRTGVSNPITAVLLNYRSLDTLLEIAVLVTAAVAVGAVARERIRPVREAEPVRRALALVLVPVLLVLAVWILVAGSRQPGGAFQAGALAAAALVVAHLCGIPYSTPRGRTAMAVAGGGVVAFVLLGVIGLGATGAWLGLDPAWAGAAILAIEAVLAVSIAVALAGVFLGAGAVDVESDEAPV; this comes from the coding sequence GTGAGCGGCCTCGACATCCTCGACACGGTGGTCGTCGGAGCGGTGCTGGTGACCGCCCTCGTCGCCGTGCTCGTGCCCGGTCGCGCGGCGGCGCACACGGCGTTCCTCGTCTTCGGCATCCTGCTCGCGGTGCTGTGGGGGCGGGTCGACGCCCCCGACGTGGCGATCGCCGAGGCGGCGCTGGGAGGCGGCATCGCCGGGGCGCTCCTCGTCGATGCGCTCGAGCGACGAACGCCCCCGCCTCCCGGGAGCAGCGACGGCCGGCGCACCGTCCTCGCGATCATCCTCGGCGGCGTCGCGGCGGCGGCGCTGGTCGTGATCGTGCGCCGGCTTCCCCCGGAGCCGGCGCCGCTGGCCGCCGACGCGTTCGCGAACCTCGACCGCACGGGGGTGAGCAACCCGATCACGGCGGTGCTGCTGAACTACCGCAGCCTGGACACGCTGCTCGAGATCGCGGTGCTGGTCACCGCGGCCGTCGCGGTGGGCGCCGTCGCGCGGGAGCGCATCCGGCCCGTCCGGGAAGCCGAGCCCGTGCGACGCGCCCTCGCCCTCGTTCTGGTGCCGGTCCTGCTCGTGCTGGCGGTCTGGATCCTCGTCGCCGGCTCCCGTCAGCCCGGCGGCGCGTTCCAAGCAGGGGCTCTCGCGGCGGCCGCCCTCGTCGTCGCGCACCTGTGCGGCATCCCGTACTCCACTCCTCGCGGGCGGACGGCGATGGCCGTCGCGGGCGGTGGGGTCGTCGCTTTCGTGCTGCTCGGCGTGATCGGGCTCGGGGCCACCGGCGCGTGGCTCGGTCTCGATCCGGCGTGGGCGGGCGCGGCAATCCTGGCGATCGAGGCCGTGCTGGCGGTGTCGATCGCCGTCGCGCTGGCCGGGGTGTTCCTGGGCGCGGGCGCCGTCGACGTCGAGAGCGACGAGGCGCCCGTATGA
- a CDS encoding serine hydrolase, producing MPPVPDPALPEPLGGPVASSRRDAPALRGAGRKGPKRLPRRAAAGRRSFTATLRALDELASSGAQVSVRIDDLDGGSQVLAGDDFLTLPVGGLGVVPLLVEVAAAFEAGRIDPLEIVDRSAVQGAAHGGVWQHLKAPALPLIDVAMLAASSGDALAVNALLHRVGLQAARSRIEELGLRRTALLDRFRDDRGPDDAPHLALSTAREMAHLFAGLVNSTVVSPGVSAQVAEWLSLNHDLSLAASATGLDPFAHENDQHGLLFVNKTGRAAGVRAEAGVLGGPRAGVAFALIVNFDDLTIAHRLRAHDAFRVLGVELMEYVY from the coding sequence ATGCCCCCGGTACCCGACCCCGCTCTGCCCGAACCCCTGGGCGGGCCGGTGGCGTCGTCTCGACGCGACGCCCCGGCCCTCCGCGGGGCGGGGCGGAAGGGACCCAAGCGCCTGCCCCGACGAGCTGCGGCCGGAAGACGCTCCTTCACCGCGACGTTGCGCGCGCTCGACGAACTGGCGTCCTCCGGCGCTCAGGTCTCAGTGCGCATCGACGACCTCGACGGTGGATCGCAGGTGCTCGCCGGCGACGACTTCCTCACGCTGCCGGTCGGCGGCCTGGGGGTCGTTCCACTGCTGGTGGAGGTGGCGGCAGCCTTCGAGGCGGGGCGCATCGACCCCCTTGAGATCGTCGACCGCTCCGCCGTGCAGGGGGCGGCGCACGGGGGAGTGTGGCAGCACCTCAAGGCACCGGCGCTGCCGCTCATCGACGTGGCGATGCTCGCGGCATCGTCGGGTGACGCCCTCGCCGTGAATGCGCTGCTGCACCGCGTGGGGCTGCAGGCCGCGCGCTCGCGCATCGAAGAGCTGGGACTGCGGCGGACGGCCCTGCTCGATCGCTTCCGCGACGACCGGGGTCCCGACGACGCCCCCCATCTCGCTCTGTCGACCGCCCGGGAGATGGCCCACCTCTTCGCGGGACTGGTCAATTCCACGGTCGTCTCGCCCGGTGTCAGCGCCCAGGTCGCGGAGTGGCTGAGCTTGAACCACGACCTCTCGCTCGCGGCATCCGCCACCGGGCTCGACCCCTTCGCGCACGAGAACGACCAGCACGGGCTCCTGTTCGTCAACAAGACGGGGCGGGCGGCGGGCGTGCGCGCCGAGGCGGGCGTGCTGGGCGGACCGCGCGCCGGCGTCGCCTTCGCGCTGATCGTCAACTTCGACGACCTGACGATCGCGCACCGCCTGCGCGCGCACGATGCGTTCCGCGTGCTGGGCGTGGAGCTCATGGAATACGTGTACTGA
- a CDS encoding FHA domain-containing protein, which translates to MVRLDIDLAFSEREQGADAETPPFEGTVTAAGTEVRIVVSDPSRLPGNGRRTLAELSTVAEALASRGISVKLEGPDGPILQLGDVKKSVLQRAITGSRHIRLGSVAAVAPLLTRRSKGQALTFPIPPETPFPLVPTVNRTVRRRVTTTHYTPGSGRPRLIFAVGDATWDGSRPREFDLLPTKTVIGSGDEADLRLPGLAPVHAEIRHEGDDEYVLYGFDVVGGGGAREQGPGRGGGGRILRTGARIELGAWRLAYFRAEFADHGRPYGGRVGGELARQRKQPPRGGTGPLSRASDPD; encoded by the coding sequence ATGGTGCGCCTCGACATCGACCTGGCGTTCTCGGAGCGGGAGCAGGGGGCGGATGCCGAGACCCCGCCCTTCGAGGGGACGGTCACGGCCGCGGGTACCGAGGTGCGCATCGTCGTGAGCGACCCCTCGCGGCTGCCGGGAAACGGTCGGCGCACGCTCGCCGAGCTGTCCACGGTCGCCGAGGCCCTGGCATCCCGAGGCATCTCCGTGAAGCTCGAGGGGCCGGACGGGCCGATCCTGCAGCTCGGCGACGTGAAGAAGAGCGTCCTGCAGCGTGCAATCACGGGGTCGCGGCACATCCGGCTCGGGTCGGTGGCGGCGGTGGCGCCGCTGCTGACGCGGCGCAGCAAGGGGCAGGCGTTGACGTTCCCCATTCCGCCCGAGACGCCGTTCCCCCTCGTGCCGACCGTCAACCGCACCGTGCGCCGGCGCGTCACGACGACGCACTACACGCCCGGCTCCGGGCGTCCGCGGCTGATCTTCGCCGTCGGCGACGCGACCTGGGACGGCTCGCGTCCCCGCGAGTTCGACCTGCTGCCGACCAAGACGGTCATCGGTTCCGGCGACGAGGCCGACCTCCGCCTTCCCGGGCTCGCTCCGGTGCACGCCGAGATCCGACACGAGGGCGACGACGAGTACGTGCTCTACGGCTTCGACGTGGTCGGCGGCGGCGGGGCGCGTGAGCAGGGACCGGGTCGTGGCGGCGGCGGCCGCATCCTGCGCACCGGCGCCCGGATCGAGCTGGGCGCCTGGCGCCTGGCGTACTTCCGCGCCGAGTTCGCCGACCACGGTCGGCCCTACGGCGGCCGCGTCGGCGGCGAGCTCGCGCGTCAGCGCAAGCAGCCGCCCCGCGGAGGAACAGGGCCGCTCAGCCGCGCGAGCGACCCCGACTGA
- a CDS encoding complex I subunit 5 family protein, translated as MTVIPSAVPVVLILTSLVPALLTFAVPEDKRWIRTTLNLGGALAKVALVAVLIPFVLQGEQLRAEFAWIPGLPIVFVTDAFSLFFVALSAGLWLATTIYAIGYLEGAPNRSRFFGFFSLCVTATTGIALAENLVTFLIFFELLTLVTYPLVAHRGTAQALRGARTYLGYTLVGGVVLLLGVAWLTFEVGPVEFSPGGIPAVIEFAQRDPVSATIIGALLLTGVGVKAALFPLHGWLPVAMVAPAPVSALLHAVAVVKAGAFGIIRVVEDTFGLQTASDLGLLTVLAAVASVTIVYGSVRALSQDDLKKRLAYSTVSQVAYIALGAALLSPLATAGAVAHMVNQGFMKITLFFCAGLYAEELGLSKVSQLAGVGRRMPLTTAAFTVAALGMIGLPPLAGFVSKWALGVGGLEAGQPWVVAVLLTSTMLNAAYFLPVVIAMWTKPPVRSEAGGAAPDIADPVDEDELSGEGAGGEPVRRLEAPAALLLPALATAVVVVGLGIAAGWEYSPWSIARIIADGAWP; from the coding sequence ATGACCGTCATTCCCAGCGCCGTTCCCGTCGTGCTGATCCTCACCTCGCTCGTGCCCGCGCTGCTCACTTTCGCCGTGCCGGAAGACAAGAGGTGGATCCGCACCACCCTCAACCTCGGCGGTGCGCTCGCCAAGGTCGCGCTGGTGGCCGTCCTCATCCCGTTCGTCCTGCAGGGCGAGCAGCTGCGCGCGGAATTCGCCTGGATCCCGGGCCTGCCCATCGTCTTCGTCACCGACGCGTTCTCGCTGTTCTTCGTCGCGCTGTCGGCGGGGCTGTGGCTGGCGACGACGATCTACGCGATCGGCTATCTGGAGGGCGCCCCCAACCGCAGTCGGTTCTTCGGCTTCTTCAGCCTCTGCGTCACGGCGACGACCGGGATCGCTCTCGCCGAGAACCTCGTCACCTTCCTCATCTTCTTCGAGCTGCTGACGCTGGTGACCTACCCCCTCGTCGCCCACCGCGGCACGGCGCAGGCTCTGCGGGGGGCGCGCACGTACCTCGGCTACACGCTCGTGGGCGGTGTCGTGCTGCTGCTGGGCGTCGCGTGGCTCACTTTCGAGGTGGGGCCGGTCGAGTTCTCGCCGGGCGGCATCCCGGCCGTCATCGAGTTCGCACAGCGCGACCCCGTGTCGGCCACGATCATCGGGGCCCTGCTGCTCACGGGCGTGGGGGTCAAGGCCGCCCTCTTCCCCCTGCACGGCTGGTTGCCCGTCGCGATGGTCGCCCCGGCCCCGGTCAGCGCGCTCCTCCACGCCGTCGCGGTCGTGAAGGCCGGCGCCTTCGGCATCATCCGCGTGGTCGAAGACACCTTCGGTCTGCAGACCGCGTCCGACCTGGGGTTGCTCACGGTGCTGGCGGCCGTGGCATCCGTCACCATCGTCTACGGATCGGTGCGCGCCCTCTCACAGGACGACCTCAAGAAGCGACTCGCTTACTCGACCGTGTCGCAGGTGGCCTACATCGCGCTCGGGGCGGCGCTGCTCTCGCCGCTGGCCACCGCCGGTGCCGTCGCCCACATGGTCAACCAGGGGTTCATGAAGATCACCCTCTTCTTCTGCGCGGGTCTCTACGCCGAGGAGCTGGGGCTGTCCAAGGTGAGCCAGCTCGCCGGGGTCGGACGACGGATGCCGCTGACCACCGCGGCCTTCACCGTCGCCGCCCTCGGCATGATCGGGCTCCCTCCCCTCGCGGGGTTCGTGTCGAAGTGGGCGCTGGGAGTCGGCGGACTCGAGGCCGGTCAGCCCTGGGTCGTCGCGGTGCTGCTGACGAGCACGATGCTGAACGCGGCGTACTTCCTGCCGGTGGTCATCGCCATGTGGACGAAGCCGCCGGTGAGGAGCGAGGCGGGCGGCGCGGCCCCCGACATCGCCGACCCGGTCGATGAGGACGAGCTGAGCGGTGAGGGCGCCGGTGGCGAACCGGTGCGCCGGCTCGAGGCGCCGGCGGCGCTGCTCCTGCCCGCCCTCGCGACCGCGGTCGTCGTGGTGGGTCTCGGGATCGCGGCCGGGTGGGAGTACTCGCCCTGGTCGATCGCCCGGATCATCGCGGATGGAGCGTGGCCGTGA
- a CDS encoding complex I subunit 5 family protein produces MTWIAAFLLPLVVAMVIGALGRLGGLRSHQVRAWLVRLSWLAVVPAGVAALVDPGGVHRIDWMLLGTTISIDGIARPLVLMAVALYGLALSFVVRGKSDRTHVLTAFLLLCFTGNVAVFLVADLVTFYLAFAAMSFLGYAIVVHDRTDGARRAGAIYLVLTVVGECAVLAALMILASEGVTTVAEAPAAVAVSPWRDALTALLLIGFGVKAGTVPLHVWLPLAHPAAPSPASAVLSGAMLKAGIVGWLRFLPLGESAEPVWGGVFLALGLVGGLLAAAVGVLHDNPKVVLAYSSISQMGFLTAVIGAALVAPDLAPACVAAVVVYSVSHGLVKGALFLGVQAWDAERMPRALVLGALAVASLALVGVPFTSGFVAKYAGKEAVGDVLVPLVPVAVADVLPWFGVGSTLLLARFFVVLMRRTRHAHRTAVSRDVAWVLVSVAAVVPVAVLADAWAPPVSVPDWFSPSTMWAQTWPLLVGLAASAVAWGLARRVPASAVLHPRGDVIPPGDIVVIEERAARALGRVFARASGGLGAARDGLLTAMRRSPSPWPAFERVQAGVGTWVGSGVVLVLILAAALWVAVAWGGAR; encoded by the coding sequence GTGACCTGGATCGCCGCCTTCCTCCTGCCGCTCGTCGTCGCGATGGTGATCGGCGCGCTCGGTCGCCTCGGCGGCCTCCGCTCCCACCAGGTGCGCGCCTGGCTCGTGCGCCTCTCGTGGCTCGCGGTCGTCCCCGCGGGTGTCGCCGCCCTCGTCGACCCCGGAGGAGTCCACCGGATCGACTGGATGCTGCTGGGTACCACGATCTCGATCGACGGCATCGCCCGCCCGCTCGTCCTGATGGCCGTGGCGCTGTACGGCCTCGCCCTGTCGTTCGTGGTGCGCGGCAAGAGCGACCGCACGCACGTGCTGACGGCCTTCCTCCTGCTGTGCTTCACGGGCAACGTCGCGGTGTTCCTCGTGGCCGACCTCGTCACCTTCTACCTCGCTTTCGCCGCGATGAGCTTCCTCGGCTACGCGATCGTCGTGCACGACCGCACCGACGGGGCGCGCCGGGCGGGCGCCATCTACCTCGTGCTCACCGTTGTGGGGGAGTGCGCCGTGCTCGCGGCGCTGATGATCCTCGCGTCCGAGGGCGTGACGACCGTCGCGGAGGCTCCGGCCGCCGTCGCGGTCTCGCCGTGGCGCGACGCGCTCACCGCGCTCCTTTTGATCGGTTTCGGGGTCAAGGCCGGCACCGTACCGCTGCACGTCTGGCTCCCGCTCGCCCACCCCGCCGCCCCCAGTCCCGCGAGCGCCGTGCTGTCGGGGGCCATGTTGAAGGCCGGCATCGTCGGATGGCTGCGCTTCCTGCCGCTGGGCGAGAGCGCCGAGCCGGTCTGGGGCGGGGTGTTCCTCGCGCTGGGGCTGGTCGGCGGACTCCTCGCCGCGGCGGTCGGCGTGCTGCACGACAACCCCAAGGTCGTGCTCGCCTACAGCAGCATCAGTCAGATGGGATTCCTCACTGCGGTGATCGGTGCCGCCCTCGTCGCCCCCGACCTCGCTCCGGCGTGCGTCGCGGCGGTCGTGGTCTACAGCGTCTCGCACGGGCTGGTGAAGGGTGCGTTGTTCCTCGGCGTGCAGGCGTGGGATGCCGAGCGGATGCCGCGGGCCCTCGTGCTCGGCGCGCTCGCCGTGGCATCCCTCGCCCTTGTCGGCGTGCCGTTCACGAGCGGGTTCGTCGCGAAGTACGCGGGCAAGGAGGCGGTGGGCGACGTGCTCGTGCCCCTCGTGCCGGTCGCGGTGGCCGACGTGCTGCCGTGGTTCGGGGTGGGTTCCACGCTGCTGCTGGCGCGGTTCTTCGTCGTGCTGATGCGGCGGACACGACACGCGCACCGAACGGCGGTGTCGCGCGACGTCGCGTGGGTGCTCGTGTCCGTCGCGGCGGTGGTGCCGGTGGCCGTGCTCGCCGACGCATGGGCGCCTCCGGTGTCGGTGCCCGACTGGTTCTCCCCCTCGACGATGTGGGCACAGACCTGGCCCCTGCTGGTGGGGCTGGCCGCCTCGGCCGTGGCGTGGGGCCTTGCCCGGCGGGTTCCGGCGTCTGCCGTCCTCCACCCGCGCGGCGACGTCATCCCGCCCGGCGACATCGTCGTGATCGAGGAGCGCGCGGCGCGCGCGCTCGGCCGCGTGTTCGCCCGCGCATCGGGGGGTCTCGGTGCGGCGCGTGACGGACTCCTCACGGCGATGCGGCGGAGTCCGTCCCCGTGGCCCGCGTTCGAGCGCGTTCAGGCCGGGGTGGGCACATGGGTGGGCTCGGGCGTCGTGCTGGTGCTGATCCTGGCCGCCGCGCTGTGGGTGGCCGTCGCATGGGGCGGTGCGCGGTGA
- a CDS encoding Na+/H+ antiporter subunit E — MIVSLLVRLAVVAVLWLAVTELAPSALGYGLVGVPVVVAATYVLAPRRDGGVRGVDAGSVGRGVVARRVRGILVVVGLAGWVLWRSVVGGIDVARRAVRLPRPDIDPRWTTYETRLRSRGARVALALVMNLMPGSLSARLDGTRLDVHVIDPALDVHRAIADLEGRLARVEDAFG, encoded by the coding sequence GTGATCGTTTCGCTCCTCGTGCGCCTGGCCGTCGTCGCGGTCCTGTGGCTGGCGGTGACGGAGCTGGCCCCGTCGGCCCTGGGCTACGGGCTCGTCGGCGTGCCGGTCGTCGTGGCGGCGACGTATGTGCTGGCGCCCCGACGGGATGGCGGTGTCCGGGGCGTCGACGCGGGGAGCGTCGGCCGCGGTGTCGTCGCGCGGCGGGTGCGCGGCATCCTGGTCGTCGTCGGGTTGGCGGGGTGGGTGCTCTGGCGCTCGGTGGTCGGGGGCATCGACGTCGCGCGCCGCGCGGTTCGTCTGCCGCGCCCCGACATCGACCCGCGCTGGACCACGTATGAGACGCGGCTCCGCTCTCGGGGGGCGCGTGTGGCGCTCGCGCTGGTCATGAACCTCATGCCGGGGAGCCTCTCCGCGCGTCTCGACGGGACGCGCCTCGACGTGCACGTGATCGATCCCGCCCTCGATGTGCACCGGGCGATCGCCGACCTGGAGGGGCGGCTGGCCCGGGTCGAGGACGCGTTCGGCTGA
- a CDS encoding M13 family metallopeptidase: MTDTPRSSGLALDELSDEIRPQDDLFRHVNGSWLERTEIPDDKARWGSFHLIAEQAEADVRTIVEESQDAEAGSEARKIGDLFASFMDTDRIQALGREPLASQLERVDGVDGIPSFLRLVGELERDGISGLIALFVEPDPGNPTRYVPVIYQGGISLPDESYYTLDNFAETREAYRGHIARILELAGVAEAAASADRIFALETEIAANHWSREDSRDSVKTYNLKSWDDTVALAGVDLEPWRAGVAPGHEDAFAEVVVYQPSFVESLGTLLVEERLDDWKAWLRFKIVHAAAAFLSEDFVAENFAFYGTQLTGVPVNRERWKRGVSLVEAALGEAIGKVYVERHFKPAAKEAMDGLVAHLIEAYRRSIQKLDWMTDETRERALAKLDTFVPKVGYPVRWKDYSDVEVDAGDLVGNVRRAHVWEHDRQLAKVGQPIDRDEWYMTPQTVNAYYNPLMNEIVFPAAILQYPFFDADRDAAANYGGIGAVIGHEIGHGFDDQGSRFDADGSLRDWWTDADRAAFEERTKALIAQYEALVPQGLSEEHHVNGKLTIGENIGDLGGLGIAIAAYRLFLAEQGETEGDGPIVDGYTGIQRLLLSWAQIWQQKGRDAETIRLLTIDPHSPNEFRCNQIVRNIDAFYAAFDVTEGDALWLDADQRVTIW, encoded by the coding sequence ATGACCGACACCCCCCGCTCCTCCGGTCTCGCGCTCGACGAGCTCAGCGACGAGATCCGCCCGCAGGACGACCTGTTCCGCCACGTCAACGGCAGCTGGCTGGAGCGCACCGAGATCCCCGACGACAAGGCCCGATGGGGCTCGTTCCATCTGATCGCCGAGCAGGCCGAGGCCGACGTGCGCACCATCGTCGAGGAGTCCCAGGATGCCGAGGCCGGCAGCGAAGCGCGCAAGATCGGCGACCTGTTCGCGAGCTTCATGGACACCGACCGCATTCAGGCGCTCGGTCGTGAGCCTCTCGCGTCGCAGCTCGAGCGCGTCGACGGCGTCGACGGCATCCCGTCGTTCCTGCGGCTCGTCGGCGAGCTGGAGCGCGACGGCATCAGCGGGCTCATCGCGCTCTTCGTCGAGCCCGACCCGGGCAACCCGACGCGATACGTTCCGGTGATCTACCAGGGGGGCATCTCACTGCCCGACGAGAGCTACTACACGCTCGACAACTTCGCCGAGACGCGCGAGGCCTACCGCGGTCACATCGCGCGCATCCTCGAGCTCGCCGGGGTCGCCGAGGCCGCGGCATCCGCCGATCGCATCTTCGCCCTCGAGACGGAGATCGCCGCGAACCACTGGTCGCGCGAAGACAGCCGTGACTCGGTCAAGACCTACAACCTGAAGTCCTGGGACGACACTGTCGCCCTGGCCGGTGTCGATCTGGAGCCCTGGCGGGCGGGCGTCGCGCCCGGGCACGAAGACGCCTTCGCCGAGGTCGTCGTCTACCAGCCGAGCTTCGTGGAGTCGCTCGGCACGCTGCTGGTGGAGGAACGCCTCGACGACTGGAAGGCGTGGCTGCGCTTCAAGATCGTGCACGCGGCGGCCGCCTTCCTCTCCGAGGACTTCGTCGCCGAGAACTTCGCCTTCTACGGCACGCAGCTCACCGGTGTGCCCGTCAACCGCGAGCGTTGGAAGCGCGGGGTCAGCCTCGTGGAGGCGGCTCTGGGTGAAGCGATCGGCAAGGTCTACGTCGAGCGCCACTTCAAGCCGGCGGCCAAGGAGGCGATGGACGGTCTCGTCGCCCACCTCATCGAGGCGTACCGCCGCTCGATCCAGAAGCTCGACTGGATGACGGACGAGACCCGCGAACGCGCCCTCGCCAAGCTCGACACCTTCGTGCCGAAGGTCGGCTACCCGGTGCGGTGGAAGGACTACTCCGACGTCGAGGTCGACGCCGGCGACCTGGTCGGCAACGTCCGTCGTGCGCACGTGTGGGAGCACGACCGTCAGCTGGCGAAGGTCGGTCAGCCGATCGACCGCGACGAGTGGTACATGACCCCGCAGACGGTCAACGCGTACTACAACCCCCTCATGAACGAGATCGTGTTCCCGGCGGCGATCCTGCAGTACCCGTTCTTCGACGCCGACCGCGACGCCGCCGCCAACTACGGCGGGATCGGCGCGGTCATCGGTCATGAGATCGGTCACGGTTTCGACGACCAGGGCAGCCGCTTCGACGCCGACGGATCGCTTCGCGATTGGTGGACGGATGCCGACCGCGCGGCGTTCGAGGAGCGCACCAAGGCCCTCATCGCCCAGTACGAGGCGCTCGTCCCGCAGGGGCTGAGCGAGGAGCACCACGTCAACGGCAAGCTGACGATCGGCGAGAACATCGGCGATCTGGGCGGCCTCGGCATCGCGATCGCCGCCTACCGGCTGTTTCTCGCCGAGCAGGGTGAAACCGAGGGTGATGGGCCGATCGTCGACGGGTACACCGGCATCCAGCGTCTGCTGCTCAGCTGGGCGCAGATCTGGCAGCAGAAGGGCCGGGATGCCGAGACCATCCGCCTTCTCACCATCGATCCGCACTCGCCGAACGAGTTCCGGTGCAACCAGATCGTCCGTAACATCGACGCGTTCTACGCGGCCTTCGATGTGACCGAGGGTGATGCGCTCTGGCTCGATGCGGACCAGCGCGTCACCATCTGGTGA
- a CDS encoding monovalent cation/H(+) antiporter subunit G: protein MIDALVLALLLVGTVFVVAGTFGLLRFPDLPTRLHAVAKADNLGLGFIVVALVIDVFSRPGDGSPLGVALKLVLIWLLALLGTAANSHLLAGHARAAEFPDAAPARPPTASSDRKTGE from the coding sequence ATGATCGATGCCCTCGTGCTCGCCCTGCTCCTCGTCGGCACGGTCTTCGTCGTGGCGGGGACGTTCGGTCTGCTCCGCTTCCCCGATCTGCCGACGCGCTTGCACGCGGTCGCCAAGGCCGACAACCTCGGCCTCGGCTTCATCGTCGTCGCACTCGTGATCGACGTGTTCTCCCGACCCGGCGACGGCTCGCCCCTCGGCGTGGCGCTCAAGCTCGTGCTCATCTGGCTGCTCGCCCTGCTCGGCACGGCTGCGAACTCGCACCTGCTCGCCGGTCATGCGCGGGCGGCGGAGTTCCCGGATGCCGCGCCCGCACGGCCGCCGACCGCCTCGAGTGATCGAAAGACCGGCGAGTGA
- a CDS encoding NADH-quinone oxidoreductase subunit K: MSTVELFLAAGAVIFAVGIAVHLLVRDLIRRIVTLNVASGGVMLVFLALADRRPDGVAPDPVPQALVLTGIVVMAAITGLALALARRIERTDAEDEAPTGEGSS; encoded by the coding sequence ATGAGCACCGTCGAGCTGTTCCTGGCCGCGGGGGCGGTGATCTTCGCGGTGGGCATCGCCGTGCACCTGCTGGTGCGCGATCTCATCCGCCGCATCGTCACCCTGAACGTGGCGTCGGGCGGTGTCATGCTCGTCTTCCTCGCGCTGGCCGATCGCCGGCCGGACGGTGTGGCTCCCGATCCCGTTCCGCAGGCCCTCGTTTTGACCGGCATCGTCGTCATGGCGGCGATCACCGGCCTGGCGCTCGCCCTGGCCCGTCGGATCGAGCGGACGGATGCCGAGGACGAGGCGCCGACGGGGGAGGGGAGCTCGTGA
- a CDS encoding complex I subunit 5 family protein, with product MNALLSLVVLVPVLGAMVAASVPPRARAAVTISATVLTGVLTGVVGGHVASAGAVRTELAGWAPPLGIALVADGPSIAMVALSALVVLAAAVAGALDRRLIGSPSFWPLVGVAFAAVNGVFVAGDLFSIYVLLELLTLAAVGLVALGGAKATAPALRYLFVAVTGSLFYLLAVALVYGETGALDLAIAAERMPEGATAAAVIALVAVGMAAKMALFPLHSWLPVAHPAAPAAVSALLSALVIKASLFVLWRVFSALGPVSGLTPMLATVVAAAGATGVVWGGILALRRDRLKTVIAYSTVAQVGYLVLMLPLLGSVVGAEAAWSGGIVLAVAHGLAKAAMFLAAGSLVIAYGDDRLEGLHGALSRMPLTAATIGVAGVSLAGLPPALGFVGKWQLLQAALAEGAWWWVAVLLVGGLLTFAYTGRMIAAMFNVPGEDPPPPHETPRRALVAVPFALAALSLVLGLFPGPLVDLLVGTLPGGGRS from the coding sequence GTGAACGCACTCCTGTCCCTCGTCGTCCTCGTGCCCGTGCTCGGTGCGATGGTCGCCGCTTCCGTCCCTCCCCGTGCGCGGGCGGCGGTGACGATCTCGGCCACCGTGCTCACGGGTGTCCTGACGGGCGTAGTCGGCGGGCACGTGGCATCCGCCGGGGCCGTGCGCACCGAGCTGGCCGGGTGGGCGCCGCCCCTCGGGATCGCACTCGTGGCCGACGGGCCCTCGATCGCGATGGTGGCGCTGAGCGCGCTCGTCGTGCTCGCAGCGGCGGTCGCGGGGGCGCTCGATCGACGCCTCATCGGCTCGCCCTCCTTCTGGCCGCTCGTTGGTGTCGCGTTCGCGGCCGTCAACGGCGTCTTCGTCGCGGGCGACCTGTTCAGCATCTACGTGCTGCTCGAGCTGCTCACCCTGGCCGCGGTGGGTCTCGTCGCCCTGGGCGGCGCGAAGGCGACGGCGCCCGCGCTGCGCTACCTCTTCGTCGCGGTGACGGGGTCGCTGTTCTACCTGCTCGCGGTGGCACTCGTCTATGGCGAGACGGGCGCCCTCGATCTGGCCATCGCGGCCGAGCGCATGCCCGAGGGGGCGACGGCGGCCGCAGTGATCGCGCTCGTCGCCGTCGGGATGGCGGCGAAGATGGCCCTCTTCCCGCTGCATTCGTGGTTGCCGGTCGCCCACCCCGCGGCGCCTGCCGCGGTGAGCGCACTGCTGTCGGCGCTCGTCATCAAGGCCTCCCTGTTCGTGCTGTGGCGGGTCTTCTCCGCGCTCGGTCCGGTCAGCGGCCTCACTCCGATGCTCGCGACGGTCGTCGCGGCGGCGGGCGCGACGGGCGTCGTCTGGGGCGGCATCCTCGCGCTGCGTCGCGACCGCCTGAAGACCGTGATCGCCTATTCGACCGTCGCACAGGTGGGCTACCTCGTCCTCATGCTGCCGCTGCTCGGCTCGGTCGTCGGGGCCGAGGCGGCGTGGAGCGGCGGGATCGTGCTCGCCGTCGCGCACGGTCTGGCGAAGGCGGCGATGTTCCTCGCGGCGGGGTCGCTCGTCATCGCCTACGGGGACGACCGCTTGGAGGGACTCCACGGGGCCCTGTCCCGGATGCCGCTGACCGCCGCCACCATCGGGGTAGCCGGTGTGAGCCTGGCAGGGCTTCCGCCCGCGCTCGGCTTCGTCGGGAAGTGGCAGCTGCTGCAGGCGGCGTTGGCCGAGGGGGCCTGGTGGTGGGTCGCCGTGCTGCTGGTCGGGGGTCTGCTCACCTTCGCATACACCGGCCGGATGATCGCGGCGATGTTCAACGTGCCCGGGGAAGACCCGCCGCCCCCGCATGAGACGCCTCGGCGCGCGCTGGTCGCCGTCCCCTTCGCGCTCGCTGCGCTGTCGCTGGTGCTGGGCCTGTTCCCCGGCCCGCTCGTCGACCTGCTGGTGGGCACCCTTCCGGGGGGAGGACGCTCATGA